The sequence below is a genomic window from bacterium.
GATGAGATTGAGAAAGAGAGCGCGGCTATAGAAAAGTTGACTCCTTGTCTTGTAGAGGTAAATACGTCTGGTGAGGAGTCAAAATTCGGAGTTGAACCTGATAAGCTTGCCGGACTGGTGGCTCCAGTCTTAAAGTATGAACACATCAAGCTTGTCGGGCTTATGACTGTTGGTCCTTTAACGGAAGATAAAGAGAGAATTCGTTCAAGCTTCAGGCTTCTGCACGAACTGCGGAACCGGGCGGAAAATGTCTTTGGTTGTTATCTTCCGCACCTTTCGATGGGGATGAGCGACGATTTCGAGACCGCAATAGAGGAGGGTGCTACGATGGTGCGGCTCGGTAGGGTAATATTCGGGCCGCGAATAAGGTAAATTAGGTATTGACAACACGTACATAAATCAGTATAGTGCGTGAAATTATGCGCCGGGGTAGCTCAGTTGGTAGAGCACGGGTCTGAAAAACCCGGTGTCCGCAGTTCGATTCTGCGCCCCGGCATGCTTGACAAGTCGCGGTCAACGCGTATAGTTAAGTAATAAATA
It includes:
- a CDS encoding YggS family pyridoxal phosphate-dependent enzyme encodes the protein MVKENLLRVKERIADACARVGRSPQEVQIVAVTKTHPVSLIKEAAEAGVSIIGENRVQEAAEKFAEVGKLVEWHLVGHLQRNKVKKALEIFSMIHSLDSISLADEIEKESAAIEKLTPCLVEVNTSGEESKFGVEPDKLAGLVAPVLKYEHIKLVGLMTVGPLTEDKERIRSSFRLLHELRNRAENVFGCYLPHLSMGMSDDFETAIEEGATMVRLGRVIFGPRIR